DNA from bacterium:
AGATCTCAGCCCTGGCCCACCAGGCCGGGGCGCTGCTGGCGGTCTCGGTCGATCCCATCTCGCTGGGAATTTTAAAGACCCCGGGGGAATACGGGGCCGACATCGTCACCGGAGAGGGCCAGCCCCTGGGCATGCCCACCAACCTGGGCGGGCCTTATCTGGGGCTGTTCGCCGTCAAGACCAACCTGCTGCGGCTGATGCCGGGCCGGCTGGTGGGCCTGACCACCGACGCCAAGGGGCAGGAGGGGGCGGTGCTGACCCTGCAGACCCGGGAGCAGCACATCCGCCGGGAAAAGGCCACCTCCAACATCTGTTCCAACGAGGCCCTGTGCGCCCTGGCCGCCGCGGTCTACCTTTCCCTGATGGGCCGCTCCGGGATCAAGCAGGTGGCGGAGCTCTGCCTGCAGAAGAGCCATTATCTCTCCCAGAAACTGAAGCCCTCCTTCAGCGCCCCCTTCTTCAAGGAATTCGTGATCCAGCCCAAACAGCCGGTGGCCAAACTGCTGGAAGAATTAAAGAAGGACGGGATCCTGGGGGGCCTGGACCTGGAGAAGTTCTACCCCGAATTAAAAGGCCACCTGATGCTGGCGGTCACCGAGAAGAGGACCAAGGAGGAACTGGACCAGCTGGCCTCAAAGATCAACGGTTAAAGTTTTCAAAACAGAATGCCGTCCCTCTTAAACCGGGGCGGCATTCTGGTAAACCCATAAAAAGTTATGCATTATCTTTTGTCATTTTTCGGAGCGGCCATGCTGGCCCTGGGACTGACCCCGCTGGCCATGGCCCTGTCGGTCAGATACCAGGTCTTTGACCGTCCCGGCCTTCGCAAGGTCCACCAGAAGGAAATGCCCTGTCTGGGAGGAGCGGCCGTGGCGGCTTCATTTTTCATCTGCCTGTGGCTGGCCAGGGGCATCTGGCCCCAGGTGTTCGAATCAATGGACCGGAAGCTTCTGGCTTTGACCCTGGGGGGGCTGATGATCTTCGGCATCGGACTGTACGACGACCTCAAGGACGCCTCGGTGGCCTTAAGGTTCCTGGTGCAGTTCGCGGCGGCCGGGGTTTTGATCTGGGGCGGGTTCCTGATCACCATGCTGCCCAATCCCCTGGGCGGAAGGCTGGAGCTGGGCCTGCTGAGCTATCCCTTCACCGCCCTGTGGATAGTGTTCCTGATCAACGCCCTTAATTTCTTGGACGGGCTGGACGGGCTGGCCGCCGGGGTCAGCGCCATAGTGGCCCTCACCATCTTCTTTGTGGCCGAACAGACCGGACAGCCCCTGGTGGCGTTGACCTCGATCCTGATGCTGGGGAGCCTGCTGGGATTCCTGCCGTTCAATTTTCATCCGGCCAAGATATTTTTGGGAGACTCCGGAGCCACCCTGATCGGCTTCCTGTTCGGGGCCATGACCACTCTGGGCACCATGAAGAGCGTGGCCGCCATCTCCCTGCTGCTGCCCATCGCCGCCCTGGGCGTGCCGATCTTCGACACAGTCAAGGCGGTTCTGCGGC
Protein-coding regions in this window:
- the gcvPA gene encoding aminomethyl-transferring glycine dehydrogenase subunit GcvPA, coding for REAMLKRIGVKSFDELIADIPAEIRLKAELKLPQALSEMEAVKEVKALAGQNHPASSQISFLGGGAYDHYIPAAIDHILLRSEFYTAYTPYQAEVSQGTLQAIWEFQSLITALTGMDAANASMYDGATALAEAGVLACNHTKRKQLVVARTVNPAYRQVLATYAGGAGIDVIEIGFKDGATDLEALKKAVGPNTAGVLVQHPNFFGHLEQMDEISALAHQAGALLAVSVDPISLGILKTPGEYGADIVTGEGQPLGMPTNLGGPYLGLFAVKTNLLRLMPGRLVGLTTDAKGQEGAVLTLQTREQHIRREKATSNICSNEALCALAAAVYLSLMGRSGIKQVAELCLQKSHYLSQKLKPSFSAPFFKEFVIQPKQPVAKLLEELKKDGILGGLDLEKFYPELKGHLMLAVTEKRTKEELDQLASKING
- a CDS encoding MraY family glycosyltransferase — encoded protein: MHYLLSFFGAAMLALGLTPLAMALSVRYQVFDRPGLRKVHQKEMPCLGGAAVAASFFICLWLARGIWPQVFESMDRKLLALTLGGLMIFGIGLYDDLKDASVALRFLVQFAAAGVLIWGGFLITMLPNPLGGRLELGLLSYPFTALWIVFLINALNFLDGLDGLAAGVSAIVALTIFFVAEQTGQPLVALTSILMLGSLLGFLPFNFHPAKIFLGDSGATLIGFLFGAMTTLGTMKSVAAISLLLPIAALGVPIFDTVKAVLRRTRRGQKFYQADKEHIHHLLLSAGFSHQGAVLFLYGSTFFLSVLSIMAASADRRLISILVAVFIILLRAFFKKWQKNRE